The Salvia splendens isolate huo1 unplaced genomic scaffold, SspV2 ctg759, whole genome shotgun sequence genome contains the following window.
GGTATTCTAAGAATGGTGTCGATACAACTTGATTTTGGGGGTTGGTTCCAGTGGAGGAATAATCATATCGTTTCATCCCTGCGAAATGACCCACGATATATATTGACTGAAGACTCCTTTGTTCGAAATATAAATCCCAAATAATTCCAAATTTTAATGGCTGGAAACTGAGCATCTAATCCACAGAACGAAATGACAAAATtgttaaaatatacaaatatccAGCAATCACTTGATTGCTCTCTTCTCCGCTCGACCACGTTGTGGGGTTGAAACTGACTTCAAAGACCAAAGAAATAGAGTTTTCCGGCCGTCGCGGTGGAGTCGGTTAACTCTTCGACTCTACCTGAATCCGTATATGAATGTCCTGTCCTAACCATATTTTCACTAAAATTTTGCCATGACACTGGTTGGTTCAATTAATTTATAAGcaataaaatattgaatttaACTAAACATCAAATTATAATTCATGCATATATTAAATAGATAAACACTTGTTCATCCTAGACGAAATGTGATCAAATATTGGACAactaaaagaaagaagaaaaagcaaAACATACACAAACATATTATAAAGAGAAGCATGAAGAAGAACACATCAGCTAGCCCCGCTTGACAGGATCGAAGTTAGAGACGGCGACGATGGCACCGACGATGGCCACCGCCACAACGCCGCCGTAGGCAATGCTGAGGAGGAAGTTCTTGAGAGAGGGACTGACGGCCGCCTCCGCCGCGTCGGGGGCGATCATTGAAGCCGTCAGCGCAGCCGCGGTCAGCCCCGTCACCACCTTCTCCTTCAGTGAAGCCCTCACTTGGAACTTCCCCACGGCTGGCTtcgccgacatcttcgacggcCTAATCACCGGCAACGGCTTCAGGAATGCGGAGGGTGGCAGGTGCCTGTTTTGGGCCACGGGCGCCGCCATGAAAAGTGCGGAGGTGGAGGCCATTTGCGTGGGATTGTGAGAGGTGTGTGTTGGTAAATGAATGTGGCGATTTTGGAGAGGATTGAAGGATAACAGTGGGAGGGAGTGGATGGAGGATGGATGAGAGGTGGGGCCGGAATTCCATCGTGGCAGCTTCTGCTTTTGGTTGAGATGTTGGATAACCTTATCACATTATCATTCCCACAAACTATATGCTCAGTATCTCTTTTGTAAATTTGGcttaattttacaaatttacACTTATTTTATATCTTAACATAACATTTGAAATTTGACGACATGGCGTTTCAATATGTTCTCAGAAACATTATTTATAAATAGATTAAAATCGTATGATTATTACATCACATAATCTTATATTTGTATAAGTTTTTTTGGATATGAAAAACCAACTTATGATGTCCTACTTATAGTAGTTAGTTAATCAAAATTATAATGGAAAAATAATTGTAGATTCAAAGCATCATGatttaaacattttaaatactCCAGAAAACAAAGTTCGTAAATTTAACACGGTTTAAATATGAAAATCACCcaatgtttcaaattattttatttcaattcaatattaattcaattaagttagatttattagtatatcaaattataaaaaagtaaaattgaTAATCCGATTCCCGGTTAAGAACCAGTCGGTTCCGATTTAGATT
Protein-coding sequences here:
- the LOC121791263 gene encoding uncharacterized protein LOC121791263, which encodes MASTSALFMAAPVAQNRHLPPSAFLKPLPVIRPSKMSAKPAVGKFQVRASLKEKVVTGLTAAALTASMIAPDAAEAAVSPSLKNFLLSIAYGGVVAVAIVGAIVAVSNFDPVKRG